A DNA window from Deltaproteobacteria bacterium contains the following coding sequences:
- the leuB gene encoding 3-isopropylmalate dehydrogenase, with protein sequence MNARIVVLAGDGIGPEVTREARRVLEAVAPRHGLALEFVEEAIGGASIDAHGTPLRDQVVALAEKSRAVLLGAVGGPQWDALPVDVRPEKGLLRIRKALGLYANLRPASVFPALVEASTLRPEIVTGIDLLVVRELTGGLYFGEPRGPGRTTGGRREARNTMVYDEDEIARITRVAFESARRRRKHVTHVHKANVLETSQLWVQVVEEVAKGFPEVTLAHQLVDSCAMLLVRDPGRFDVIVTENLFGDILSDEAAQITGSLGMLPSASLGDGGIGLYEPVHGSAPDIAGQDLANPLAAILSAAMLLEHSLEAPAAAAEVREAVTAVLAAGHRTPDLLLPGERRATVGCRAMGDLVVARLGARAPG encoded by the coding sequence GTGAACGCTCGGATCGTGGTGCTGGCCGGCGACGGGATCGGCCCCGAGGTGACGCGCGAGGCGCGCCGCGTGCTCGAGGCGGTGGCGCCGCGCCACGGGCTCGCGCTCGAGTTCGTCGAGGAGGCGATCGGGGGGGCCTCGATCGACGCGCACGGCACGCCGCTGCGCGACCAGGTGGTGGCGCTCGCGGAGAAGAGCCGGGCGGTGCTGCTGGGTGCCGTCGGCGGCCCGCAGTGGGACGCGCTCCCGGTCGACGTGCGCCCCGAGAAGGGGCTGCTGCGGATCCGCAAGGCGCTCGGTCTCTACGCGAACCTGCGGCCGGCGAGCGTCTTCCCGGCGCTGGTCGAGGCGTCGACGCTGCGCCCGGAGATCGTCACGGGCATCGACCTCCTGGTGGTGCGCGAGCTGACCGGCGGGCTCTACTTCGGCGAGCCGCGCGGGCCCGGCCGGACGACCGGCGGGCGCCGCGAGGCGCGCAACACGATGGTCTACGACGAGGACGAGATCGCCCGCATCACCCGCGTCGCCTTCGAGTCCGCGCGCCGGCGCCGCAAGCACGTGACCCACGTGCACAAGGCCAACGTGCTCGAGACCTCGCAGCTCTGGGTGCAGGTGGTCGAGGAGGTGGCGAAGGGCTTCCCGGAGGTGACGCTCGCGCACCAGCTCGTCGACTCGTGCGCGATGCTGCTCGTGCGCGATCCCGGCCGCTTCGACGTGATCGTCACCGAGAACCTCTTCGGCGACATCCTCTCCGACGAGGCCGCCCAGATCACGGGCTCGCTCGGGATGCTGCCCTCGGCGAGCCTCGGTGACGGCGGGATCGGACTCTACGAGCCGGTGCACGGCTCGGCGCCGGACATCGCCGGCCAGGACCTCGCGAACCCGCTGGCGGCGATCCTGTCGGCCGCGATGCTGCTCGAGCACTCGCTCGAAGCGCCGGCCGCCGCCGCCGAGGTTCGCGAGGCGGTGACGGCGGTGCTCGCGGCCGGGCACCGCACGCCGGACCTGCTCCTGCCCGGCGAGCGCCGCGCGACCGTCGGCTGCCGCGCGATGGGGGATCTCGTGGTCGCCCGGCTCGGCGCCCGGGCCCCGGGTTGA
- a CDS encoding NUDIX domain-containing protein produces MTRYHASHPTEIRLSVSAVVWRSERSGGRSLLLMQRSDNGHWGLPGGYVERGESVSAAAAREVFEETGVRVALGRLVGVYSDPGSMVIEYAAGRRVHAVNLCFEATAVGQGAPTTPDEALASGYFALDALPEPLVPIHRVRIEDAAAGQLEALVR; encoded by the coding sequence GTGACGCGCTACCACGCCAGCCACCCGACGGAGATCCGGCTCTCGGTGTCGGCGGTGGTCTGGCGCAGCGAGCGCAGCGGCGGGCGCAGCCTCCTGCTCATGCAGCGCAGCGACAACGGCCACTGGGGCCTCCCGGGGGGATACGTCGAGCGGGGGGAGTCCGTCTCGGCGGCGGCCGCGCGGGAGGTCTTCGAGGAGACCGGCGTGCGCGTTGCGCTCGGGCGCCTCGTCGGGGTCTACTCGGATCCGGGCTCGATGGTGATCGAGTACGCGGCAGGCCGGCGCGTGCACGCGGTGAACCTCTGCTTCGAGGCGACCGCCGTCGGGCAGGGCGCGCCGACTACGCCGGACGAGGCACTCGCCAGCGGCTACTTTGCCCTCGACGCGCTGCCCGAGCCGCTCGTCCCGATCCACCGGGTGCGCATCGAGGACGCTGCCGCCGGCCAGTTGGAGGCCTTGGTCCGATGA
- the rplM gene encoding 50S ribosomal protein L13 — protein MPAARPPRPTRSIKPSEVTPRWWVVDAADQTLGRLSTRIASLLRGKHRVLFTPHADNGDFVVVVNAAKVKLTGRKREQKVYYRHTGYVGHLKSRTADQVLRGAHPERVVEEAVRGMLPHNALGRKLYRKLKVYAGPEHPHAAQKPEVLSVG, from the coding sequence ATGCCCGCCGCCCGCCCGCCGCGCCCGACGCGGTCGATCAAGCCGTCCGAAGTGACCCCGCGCTGGTGGGTCGTGGACGCCGCCGATCAGACCCTCGGGCGGCTCTCGACGCGGATCGCGTCGCTGCTGCGCGGCAAGCACCGCGTGCTCTTCACGCCGCACGCCGACAACGGCGACTTCGTCGTGGTGGTGAACGCCGCAAAGGTGAAGCTGACCGGGCGCAAGCGCGAGCAGAAGGTCTACTACCGCCACACGGGCTACGTCGGCCACCTGAAGTCGCGCACCGCGGACCAGGTCCTGCGCGGTGCGCACCCCGAGCGCGTGGTCGAGGAGGCGGTACGCGGCATGCTCCCGCACAACGCGCTCGGCCGGAAGCTCTACCGGAAGCTCAAGGTCTACGCGGGCCCCGAGCATCCCCACGCCGCACAGAAGCCGGAGGTCCTGAGCGTTGGCTGA
- a CDS encoding Asd/ArgC dimerization domain-containing protein: protein MTTRALRVAVVGVTGALGGEVLAALDAAGFPVATLVPIATDRSLGAEVELRGITAPVLTDAAVLDGADVVFLCTPPEAALDWIAEAVRRRVLAIDLSGALHASEELAAHPELGALLAAPEAPLVAPPPGLALAWLRVLAPLAEGLGGVRRVVGTALLSASGSGRAGVDALHGETIALLAQSGDEDEPPALDHPIAFDALPWAGAIGDDGASAAERALAASLRRGLGAEAAVAVTVVRVPTFCGDAASLAVELGAPAEPARVRELLRKAPDVELVDDPRGPTTRAAAGGDRVLVGRVRRDPSRAGGVLLWLAADSARLAAADAVRIALGRLGLP, encoded by the coding sequence TTGACGACCCGCGCGCTGCGCGTCGCGGTGGTCGGCGTCACGGGCGCGCTCGGCGGCGAGGTGCTGGCCGCCCTCGACGCCGCCGGGTTCCCGGTCGCGACGCTGGTGCCGATCGCCACCGACCGCTCGCTCGGGGCCGAGGTCGAGCTCCGCGGCATCACCGCACCGGTCCTGACCGATGCCGCCGTCCTGGACGGTGCCGACGTCGTGTTCCTGTGTACGCCGCCGGAGGCCGCGCTCGACTGGATCGCCGAGGCGGTGCGCCGGCGCGTGCTCGCGATCGACCTCTCCGGCGCCCTGCATGCGAGCGAGGAGCTCGCGGCGCACCCCGAGCTGGGAGCGCTGCTCGCCGCGCCGGAGGCGCCGCTCGTGGCGCCGCCGCCCGGCCTCGCGCTCGCCTGGCTGCGGGTGCTGGCGCCGCTCGCCGAAGGGCTCGGCGGGGTGCGGCGCGTGGTGGGGACGGCGCTGCTCTCGGCGTCGGGCTCGGGCCGCGCCGGCGTCGACGCGCTCCACGGCGAGACGATCGCGCTCCTCGCCCAGTCCGGCGACGAGGACGAGCCGCCCGCCCTCGACCACCCGATCGCCTTCGACGCGCTGCCCTGGGCCGGTGCGATCGGCGACGACGGCGCGAGCGCGGCCGAGCGCGCGCTCGCGGCCTCGCTCCGGCGCGGGCTCGGCGCGGAGGCCGCCGTGGCGGTCACCGTCGTGCGCGTGCCGACCTTCTGCGGCGACGCCGCGAGCCTCGCCGTCGAGCTCGGCGCGCCGGCCGAGCCCGCGCGCGTGCGCGAGCTCCTGCGCAAGGCGCCGGACGTCGAGCTGGTCGACGACCCGCGCGGACCGACGACGCGCGCGGCGGCCGGCGGGGACCGCGTGCTGGTCGGCCGCGTGCGGCGGGATCCCTCGAGGGCGGGCGGGGTGCTGCTCTGGCTCGCCGCCGACTCGGCCCGGCTCGCGGCCGCCGACGCGGTGCGCATCGCGCTCGGCCGTCTCGGGCTTCCCTGA
- the truA gene encoding tRNA pseudouridine(38-40) synthase TruA, with product MAGAGVLCELPNWRIVVEYDGTGFAGWQRQGGGARTVQGVLEEELAKLAEGRVGVIGAGRTDAGVHAAGQVANARAATRLAAKDLLRAWNARLPRDVAIRALAPAPADYHARRAARSKLYAYRLWTGAERSPLRERTSLRRRPPLDLEALRAASRALVGTHDFASFCAAGGDAHGTVRTLTRAEWLGAVGAELRFEVEGPGFLRHMVRNLVGSLLEVGSGRRPPSWIGELLHARARSAAGPTAPAHGLVLVRVDDGFPVGIQELEASSG from the coding sequence GTGGCGGGCGCGGGCGTGCTCTGCGAGCTCCCGAACTGGCGGATCGTCGTCGAGTACGACGGCACCGGCTTCGCGGGCTGGCAGCGCCAGGGCGGCGGCGCGCGCACGGTGCAGGGAGTCCTCGAGGAGGAGCTCGCGAAGCTCGCCGAGGGCCGCGTCGGCGTGATCGGCGCCGGGCGGACGGATGCCGGCGTGCACGCGGCAGGCCAGGTGGCAAACGCGCGCGCGGCCACCCGGCTCGCGGCGAAGGATCTCCTGCGCGCGTGGAACGCCCGGCTTCCGCGCGACGTCGCGATCCGCGCGCTCGCGCCCGCGCCCGCCGACTACCACGCGCGTCGCGCCGCCCGCAGCAAGCTCTACGCGTACCGGCTCTGGACGGGCGCCGAGCGCTCGCCGCTGCGCGAGCGCACGAGCCTCCGCCGCCGCCCCCCGCTCGACCTCGAGGCCTTGCGGGCCGCCTCGCGCGCCCTCGTCGGCACCCACGACTTCGCGAGCTTCTGCGCGGCCGGCGGTGACGCGCACGGGACGGTGCGCACGCTCACGCGCGCCGAGTGGCTCGGCGCCGTCGGGGCGGAGCTGCGCTTCGAGGTCGAGGGCCCGGGCTTCCTGCGCCACATGGTCCGCAACCTGGTCGGAAGCCTGCTCGAGGTGGGGAGCGGGCGGCGCCCCCCGAGCTGGATCGGGGAGCTTCTCCACGCCCGCGCGCGCTCCGCGGCCGGCCCCACGGCGCCCGCGCACGGCCTCGTCCTGGTGCGGGTGGACGACGGATTCCCTGTGGGAATCCAGGAGCTTGAGGCGTCTTCGGGTTGA
- the rpsI gene encoding 30S ribosomal protein S9 → MAELALAKPATGKRKMAVARVRMKPGTGTILVNGRTLDDYFGREVLRTVVKQPLDLVNQATRWDVAASVHGGGPTGQAGALRHGIARALIRIDESLRPQIKRGGFLTRDARKKERKKYGQRGARARFQFSKR, encoded by the coding sequence TTGGCTGAACTCGCCCTCGCCAAGCCGGCCACGGGCAAGCGCAAGATGGCCGTGGCGCGCGTCCGCATGAAGCCCGGAACGGGCACGATCCTGGTCAACGGCCGCACGCTCGACGACTACTTCGGGCGCGAGGTGCTGCGCACGGTCGTGAAGCAGCCGCTCGACCTCGTGAACCAGGCGACGCGCTGGGACGTGGCCGCGAGCGTGCACGGCGGCGGCCCCACCGGCCAGGCCGGCGCGCTGCGCCACGGCATCGCCCGCGCGCTGATCCGGATCGACGAGTCGCTCCGCCCGCAGATCAAGCGCGGCGGCTTCCTCACGCGCGACGCGCGCAAGAAGGAACGCAAGAAGTACGGCCAGCGCGGCGCCCGGGCGCGCTTCCAGTTCTCGAAGCGCTGA
- a CDS encoding CTP synthase, giving the protein MAAGPGRATKFIFVTGGVLSSLGKGLASASIGALLEARGLRVSFLKLDPYLNVDPGTMNPFQHGEVYVTEDGAETDLDLGHYERFTRATMGRINNVTAGKVYETVITKERHGEYLGGTVQVIPHVTDEIKRRIHQAAEGGVDLLLVEVGGTVGDIESLPFLEAIRQFRADVGRENVLYAHVALVPYVAAAGELKTKPVQHSVKELRAVGISPDVILCRTDRFLPRSVKEKIALFCNVDGDAVITAKDVESIYEVPLVLHDEGLDEKIVKLLNIWTARPALEKWQDLMERIRHPERTITIAMVGKYVDLTESYKSLNEALHHAGFAHRSRVVIEYIDSEKLADPAQLAPVDGILVPHGFGSRGVEGKIVAVRYAREHAVPYFGICFGLQMAVIEYARHVAGLAGANSTEVDPETPYPVIDFLPEQRGLSEKGATMRLGAWPCVLRKGSKAFAAYGQEKIRERHRHRYEVNPELRDQLSRAGLVFSGLSPDGRLVEVVELADHPWFVACQYHPEFQSRPFAPHPLFAAFVQAAIAHQGARR; this is encoded by the coding sequence ATGGCCGCTGGTCCGGGCCGCGCGACGAAGTTCATCTTCGTGACCGGCGGCGTGCTCTCGTCGCTCGGCAAGGGGCTCGCCTCGGCGTCGATCGGGGCGCTGCTCGAGGCCCGCGGCCTGCGCGTCTCCTTCCTCAAGCTCGACCCCTACCTGAACGTCGACCCCGGGACCATGAACCCGTTCCAGCACGGCGAGGTCTACGTCACCGAGGACGGCGCCGAGACCGACCTCGACCTCGGCCACTACGAGCGCTTCACCCGCGCGACGATGGGCCGGATCAACAACGTGACCGCCGGCAAGGTCTACGAGACGGTCATCACCAAGGAGCGCCACGGCGAGTACCTGGGCGGCACCGTGCAGGTGATCCCGCACGTCACGGACGAGATCAAGCGCCGGATCCACCAGGCCGCCGAGGGCGGCGTCGACCTGCTGCTGGTCGAGGTGGGCGGCACCGTCGGCGACATCGAGTCGCTGCCCTTCCTGGAGGCGATCCGCCAGTTCCGCGCCGACGTCGGGCGCGAGAACGTGCTCTATGCCCACGTCGCGCTCGTGCCCTACGTGGCCGCCGCCGGCGAGCTCAAGACCAAGCCCGTCCAGCACTCGGTGAAGGAGCTCCGCGCGGTCGGCATCTCGCCCGACGTGATCCTGTGCCGCACCGACCGCTTCCTGCCGCGCTCGGTGAAGGAGAAGATCGCGCTCTTCTGCAACGTGGACGGCGATGCCGTCATCACCGCCAAGGACGTCGAGTCGATCTACGAGGTGCCGCTCGTCCTGCACGACGAGGGCCTCGACGAGAAGATCGTGAAGCTCCTCAACATCTGGACCGCGCGGCCGGCGCTCGAGAAGTGGCAGGACCTGATGGAGCGGATCCGCCATCCCGAGCGGACGATCACGATCGCGATGGTCGGCAAGTACGTGGACCTGACCGAGTCCTACAAGAGCCTGAACGAAGCGCTCCACCACGCGGGCTTCGCGCACCGCAGCCGGGTCGTGATCGAGTACATCGACTCCGAGAAGCTCGCCGATCCGGCGCAGCTCGCCCCCGTCGACGGGATCCTGGTGCCGCACGGCTTCGGCTCGCGCGGCGTCGAGGGCAAGATCGTGGCGGTGCGCTACGCGCGCGAGCACGCCGTCCCGTACTTCGGGATCTGCTTCGGGCTGCAGATGGCGGTGATCGAGTACGCGCGCCACGTCGCCGGCCTGGCGGGCGCCAACTCGACCGAGGTGGACCCCGAGACGCCGTATCCCGTGATCGACTTCCTCCCCGAGCAGCGCGGTCTCAGCGAGAAGGGCGCCACCATGCGGCTCGGCGCCTGGCCCTGCGTGCTGCGCAAGGGCAGCAAGGCCTTCGCGGCCTACGGCCAGGAGAAGATCCGCGAGCGCCACCGCCACCGCTACGAGGTGAACCCCGAGCTGCGCGACCAGCTCTCGCGCGCCGGCCTCGTCTTCTCGGGGCTGTCGCCCGACGGGCGCCTCGTCGAGGTGGTCGAGCTCGCGGACCACCCCTGGTTCGTGGCCTGCCAGTACCACCCCGAGTTCCAGTCGCGCCCCTTCGCGCCCCATCCGCTCTTCGCCGCCTTCGTGCAGGCGGCGATCGCGCACCAGGGCGCGCGCCGCTAG